From the genome of Prevotella herbatica, one region includes:
- the cls gene encoding cardiolipin synthase, protein MIYFHWIIITVYLIVVILTMIAVLMDNRQPAKTVAWVMVLSFIPVVGIIIYFFFGQNFRKERIISQRSLDELTKRSMLEFAEQRNLHLPENSRPLLKLFANQSMSFPFKDNSVDIYTDGYNLFLALLRAIGRAQDHIHIDTYIIDDDPLGRLISDALIDKARQGIEVRLIYDDVGCWRVKDRFFDRMRKEGVKVQPFMPVRFPALTGKVNYRNHRKICIIDGKVGFIGGMNIAMRYIKGDGDRPWRDTHLRIVGGGVYALQRAFLIDWYFVDRTLITDHRYYPDNTHIDENNCLAQLVTSSPIQPWPDIMQGYVKILLEAKKYVYMETPYFLPTEPILFAMRTAALSGVDVRLMVPMHGDSKILEWACKSYLGEVVEAGVKVYLYKPGFNHSKIMVSDDYISTCGSTNIDFRSFENNFESNIFFYDTEMALRIKNIYLEDEEHCIDIEEVRDFTHRSFIQRLWESLVRLLSPLL, encoded by the coding sequence ATGATATATTTCCATTGGATAATAATAACGGTGTATCTTATTGTTGTCATTCTCACGATGATAGCGGTATTGATGGATAATCGCCAGCCTGCAAAGACCGTTGCGTGGGTGATGGTGCTGTCGTTTATTCCTGTTGTGGGAATCATTATCTATTTCTTTTTCGGACAGAATTTCAGAAAAGAAAGAATAATAAGTCAGCGAAGTCTTGACGAACTGACTAAGCGCAGTATGCTTGAATTTGCCGAACAGCGCAATCTGCATTTGCCAGAGAATTCAAGACCACTGCTAAAGCTGTTTGCTAATCAGAGTATGTCTTTTCCTTTCAAGGATAATTCAGTAGACATATATACAGACGGATATAATTTATTTCTTGCTTTGTTAAGGGCTATAGGGCGAGCTCAGGATCATATTCATATTGATACATACATCATAGACGATGACCCATTAGGAAGGCTTATTAGCGATGCACTTATTGATAAGGCAAGACAGGGTATAGAGGTGCGTTTGATATATGATGACGTGGGCTGCTGGAGAGTTAAAGATAGATTCTTTGACAGAATGAGGAAGGAAGGCGTGAAGGTGCAGCCGTTTATGCCAGTAAGATTCCCTGCACTCACTGGAAAAGTGAACTATCGTAATCACCGCAAAATATGTATTATTGACGGTAAAGTAGGCTTTATCGGTGGTATGAACATTGCCATGAGATATATAAAAGGTGATGGCGATCGTCCTTGGCGTGATACTCATCTGCGCATTGTGGGTGGAGGTGTTTATGCATTACAGCGTGCTTTTCTTATTGACTGGTATTTCGTTGACCGAACATTGATAACCGACCACAGATATTATCCGGATAACACCCATATTGATGAAAACAATTGTTTGGCGCAATTGGTGACAAGCAGTCCTATTCAGCCTTGGCCAGACATTATGCAGGGATATGTGAAGATATTGCTTGAGGCAAAGAAGTATGTTTATATGGAGACTCCTTATTTCTTGCCGACAGAACCAATATTATTTGCTATGCGCACGGCAGCTTTGTCTGGTGTAGACGTGAGGTTGATGGTGCCGATGCATGGCGACTCAAAGATTTTGGAGTGGGCATGTAAGTCATATCTTGGAGAGGTTGTAGAGGCTGGCGTGAAAGTCTACCTATACAAACCTGGATTCAATCATTCCAAGATTATGGTGAGCGATGACTATATCTCTACCTGCGGAAGTACGAATATAGACTTCAGAAGTTTTGAGAATAATTTTGAATCAAACATATTCTTCTATGACACAGAAATGGCTTTAAGAATAAAGAATATTTATCTTGAAGACGAAGAACATTGCATTGACATAGAAGAAGTTCGCGATTTCACTCATCGCTCATTTATTCAGAGACTTTGGGAATCGCTTGTAAGACTTTTGAGTCCGCTACTTTGA
- the rsmD gene encoding 16S rRNA (guanine(966)-N(2))-methyltransferase RsmD yields the protein MRIITGKYKGRRFDIPRTFKARPTTDFAKENIFNVLQGYLDFEDASALDLFAGTGSISLELASRGCKQVISVEADREHSSFIRQCFTKLNEDKDILVRGDVFRFLRCCHQQFDFIFADPPYALKELPTIPELILKGNLLKEDGILVFEHGKQYDFSENPNFVEHRSYGSVNFSIFQSSGLKSLTSDSQSL from the coding sequence ATGAGAATAATTACAGGTAAATATAAAGGACGCCGTTTCGACATCCCACGCACATTCAAGGCTCGCCCTACAACTGACTTCGCAAAAGAAAACATATTCAATGTACTGCAGGGATATCTTGACTTTGAAGATGCAAGCGCACTCGACCTTTTCGCTGGTACGGGAAGTATTTCTCTCGAACTTGCAAGCAGAGGATGCAAACAGGTAATCAGCGTTGAAGCCGATCGTGAACATTCAAGTTTTATACGTCAATGCTTCACCAAACTCAATGAGGATAAGGATATTCTTGTTCGTGGGGATGTGTTTAGATTTCTAAGATGTTGCCACCAGCAGTTCGACTTTATATTCGCCGATCCACCCTACGCACTCAAAGAATTACCAACAATACCAGAATTGATATTGAAAGGCAATCTGCTGAAAGAAGATGGAATACTAGTCTTTGAACACGGAAAGCAATATGATTTCTCTGAGAATCCAAACTTTGTTGAGCATAGAAGTTACGGAAGCGTTAACTTCAGTATATTTCAAAGTAGCGGACTCAAAAGTCTTACAAGCGATTCCCAAAGTCTCTGA
- a CDS encoding DUF3822 family protein translates to MTDETGNKPLTLPRVTLRIARNSMSFAIVDSTAINGLAYDPYVVRSGMSMAANLREAFTNSPILSQGFQRAQVLIDTPVMLIPLEEFDDEDSELLFRHTFTGHESDEILNTVLPMQNAVAVYPINKDIKLVLTDHFSDIKILPLMQPVWNYMHKRSYTGVRKKLYAYFRGKQLDLFSFTQNRFTFCNSYDVMSHKDASYFILYVWKQLGLDNREDELYFSGTIPEREDLTTELKQYVQKIYAVNPTAEFNRAPITQIKGLPFDLMTLFLKGR, encoded by the coding sequence ATGACAGACGAAACAGGCAACAAACCTCTAACTCTACCAAGAGTTACGCTACGAATAGCGCGCAATTCTATGTCGTTTGCAATCGTAGACAGCACAGCCATCAATGGACTGGCTTATGATCCGTATGTTGTAAGAAGTGGAATGTCTATGGCAGCCAACCTCAGAGAGGCTTTCACCAATAGTCCTATTCTGAGTCAGGGATTCCAACGTGCGCAAGTACTTATAGATACTCCCGTGATGCTCATTCCACTTGAGGAATTTGATGATGAAGATTCCGAATTGCTGTTTCGCCACACTTTCACTGGTCATGAATCAGACGAAATTCTTAATACCGTTTTGCCGATGCAGAATGCAGTAGCTGTATATCCTATAAACAAGGATATCAAACTAGTGCTTACTGATCATTTCAGCGATATAAAGATTCTGCCACTGATGCAACCTGTATGGAACTATATGCACAAGCGTAGCTATACCGGAGTGAGAAAGAAACTTTATGCTTATTTCAGAGGTAAGCAACTGGATTTGTTCAGCTTCACGCAAAACAGATTTACTTTCTGCAACAGCTATGATGTCATGAGCCACAAAGACGCATCCTATTTCATACTTTATGTGTGGAAACAGTTGGGACTAGACAATCGTGAAGACGAATTATATTTTAGTGGAACCATTCCGGAAAGAGAGGATCTTACCACAGAACTGAAACAATACGTACAAAAAATATATGCTGTAAACCCTACGGCAGAATTCAATCGCGCCCCTATTACACAGATAAAGGGACTGCCATTTGATTTAATGACTTTATTTTTAAAAGGAAGATGA
- a CDS encoding DMT family transporter: MESKSPRLGHIIAITTVLCWGGTFINTKFLLLGGLQPQEIFVIRFLLAYISIWFISPHRLMCDNWKDEALMLLLGISGGSMYFLSENMAVGITYVNNVAFIVCTAPLITTCIAIAMVKSVKASPKLIIGSLIALMGVGVVIFNGHFVLHLNPLGDILALTAAFCWAIYSILMKRASSRYGSIFITRKVFFYGLLTIMPVFIFKPWQFPLSGFARPEIWINLLFLGFVASFVCFMLWSWAIGQIGAMKTSNYVYLNPITTVVVSALFLNEPMTTIAYLGSALILTGVYIANKAKGI, from the coding sequence ATGGAAAGTAAATCTCCGCGACTAGGACATATCATAGCCATAACAACCGTATTGTGTTGGGGTGGCACATTCATAAACACGAAGTTTCTGCTGCTTGGCGGACTTCAGCCACAGGAAATTTTTGTAATTCGCTTTTTACTTGCCTATATAAGTATCTGGTTTATATCACCACATCGACTTATGTGCGACAACTGGAAAGACGAGGCTTTGATGCTGCTGCTTGGTATATCAGGAGGTTCTATGTATTTCCTCTCTGAAAATATGGCTGTAGGCATTACCTATGTCAACAACGTGGCTTTCATCGTCTGCACCGCACCACTTATCACTACGTGCATTGCCATAGCAATGGTAAAGAGCGTAAAGGCTTCCCCTAAACTCATCATCGGTTCGCTGATTGCATTAATGGGTGTTGGCGTGGTCATTTTCAATGGTCATTTCGTACTGCATCTTAATCCGCTTGGCGACATTCTCGCGCTCACGGCAGCATTCTGTTGGGCGATATACAGTATTCTGATGAAAAGGGCATCATCAAGATATGGCTCCATTTTTATCACAAGAAAGGTGTTTTTCTATGGTCTGCTAACAATTATGCCGGTATTTATCTTCAAGCCATGGCAGTTTCCATTATCAGGTTTTGCAAGACCAGAGATATGGATAAATCTATTGTTTTTAGGTTTCGTCGCTTCCTTTGTCTGTTTCATGCTATGGAGTTGGGCTATCGGACAGATAGGCGCAATGAAGACATCCAACTACGTGTATCTAAATCCAATCACAACCGTTGTTGTCAGTGCCTTGTTCCTTAACGAACCAATGACAACTATTGCATATCTAGGCAGCGCCCTGATTCTCACAGGCGTATATATAGCCAACAAAGCCAAAGGCATATAA
- the queD gene encoding 6-carboxytetrahydropterin synthase QueD, whose translation MYYIQKSFEISASHHLTLSYESKCTNVHGHNWHVTVYCKSKTLNCDGMVADFSEIKHLIHGRLDHADLNKVLSFNPTAENIARWITEQIPTCYKASVQESDGNIAIYEEDV comes from the coding sequence ATGTATTACATACAGAAAAGTTTTGAAATATCAGCCTCACATCATCTTACTCTTTCTTATGAGAGTAAGTGCACGAATGTGCATGGACACAACTGGCACGTGACGGTATATTGCAAGTCGAAAACTCTTAACTGTGACGGTATGGTTGCTGACTTCAGTGAGATAAAGCATCTTATTCATGGCAGACTGGATCATGCAGACTTGAACAAAGTGCTGTCGTTTAATCCTACAGCTGAGAATATAGCACGATGGATTACAGAACAGATACCTACATGCTATAAAGCCTCTGTTCAGGAAAGTGATGGAAACATAGCTATTTATGAAGAGGATGTATAG
- a CDS encoding toxin-antitoxin system protein has translation MEAEISTNKRQTAFRLNEGLIEALKIKARHANRSLNNYVESILLDAVYNTPNEDTRKAIEEARSGKSAGKLDMSNYDAFLKSLNAIK, from the coding sequence ATGGAAGCAGAAATTTCAACTAACAAAAGACAGACTGCATTCAGACTTAATGAAGGCTTGATAGAAGCTTTGAAAATTAAGGCAAGACATGCAAACAGAAGTCTCAACAACTACGTAGAGAGCATTCTGCTTGATGCTGTATATAATACGCCAAATGAGGATACACGTAAGGCTATTGAAGAGGCTCGTTCTGGTAAATCAGCAGGCAAACTTGACATGTCAAATTACGATGCTTTTCTAAAATCTCTCAATGCTATTAAGTAA
- a CDS encoding SDR family NAD(P)-dependent oxidoreductase: MNKVLITGANKGIGFGISKHLALKGWHVLVGARNKERAEKAIQQLKALGAKDAEWVNINLSDLKSLDKSISLIQRNHPDLSMLINNAGIPGDMACASYDSDIKDIIETVQVNYIGTYYLTKGLVPTIAANKGRIVNITVPASVNPYWNPLAYKASKAAQNVMTETFAFDFDKNNVPVEIYCVHPGPTTTDLNGNMRLPGFHEPDLVGEKIVDIIYDGKRHQGEFIEIYPIVEE, translated from the coding sequence ATGAATAAAGTTCTTATTACAGGTGCTAATAAAGGCATTGGATTTGGAATTAGTAAGCATCTAGCTTTAAAGGGATGGCATGTTCTAGTGGGTGCTAGAAACAAGGAGAGAGCAGAGAAAGCTATTCAGCAATTAAAGGCTCTTGGAGCAAAAGATGCAGAATGGGTGAATATCAATCTATCTGATTTGAAATCTCTTGATAAGTCTATCTCATTGATACAGCGCAATCATCCCGACTTGTCTATGTTGATAAACAATGCAGGCATACCTGGAGATATGGCATGCGCAAGCTATGACTCTGACATAAAGGATATTATTGAGACTGTTCAGGTGAATTATATCGGAACATATTATCTCACAAAGGGACTTGTGCCTACTATCGCAGCCAACAAAGGTAGAATCGTGAATATCACAGTTCCTGCAAGCGTGAATCCTTATTGGAATCCTTTAGCTTATAAGGCTAGTAAAGCTGCACAAAATGTGATGACAGAGACGTTTGCATTCGACTTTGATAAAAACAATGTTCCAGTAGAAATCTATTGTGTTCATCCTGGACCTACAACAACTGATCTTAACGGGAACATGCGTTTACCGGGATTCCATGAGCCAGACCTTGTTGGCGAGAAGATTGTCGACATTATTTATGACGGAAAGCGTCATCAGGGAGAGTTCATCGAGATATACCCTATTGTTGAGGAATAG
- a CDS encoding type II toxin-antitoxin system YafQ family toxin, whose translation MKDIHYSSKAKKDLKRYRHKESLMKALYEVLQYLTNEEDVPMGYYPHQLHGDYKDCMECHVDDDFLLIWTDGHVIEVVRIGTHSELYGKGRSR comes from the coding sequence ATGAAGGATATTCATTATTCATCAAAAGCAAAAAAAGACTTAAAGCGTTATCGACACAAAGAATCTCTGATGAAGGCTCTATACGAGGTCTTACAATACCTAACTAATGAAGAGGATGTGCCTATGGGGTATTATCCACATCAATTGCACGGCGATTATAAAGATTGTATGGAGTGTCATGTTGACGATGACTTCTTGTTAATTTGGACTGATGGTCATGTAATTGAGGTTGTCCGTATAGGTACACATTCTGAATTGTATGGCAAAGGAAGAAGTCGATAA
- the dnaG gene encoding DNA primase codes for MIDKLTVEKIKDASNIVDVVSEFVTLRKSGSNYKGLCPFHNEKTPSFYVSPARGTCHCFGCGKGGNPISFIMEHEQMTYPEALRWLANKYNIEIHERELSDQEKEEQSARESMFIMNEWANEYFQNLLHNNVDGVAVGMQYFRSRGFRDDIIKKFQLGFDLTDRYALARAALAKGYKEDYLLKTAICYKNERGELIDRYSGRVVFPWISSSGRVVGFTARVLDSRTKGVNQKYVNSPDSEIYHKSNELYGIYQAKKAIAKEDRVYLVEGQADVISMHQSGIENVVANSGTALSIQQIHTLHRFTSNITLLYDGDAAGIHAALRGTDMLLLEGMNLMVLLLPDNDDPDSFARKHTADELKKYIEDNSTDFIRFKTSLLLDGQSDPLKRSEAINSIVASISMVQNPILRDTYLHDCSQQIGINEATLINQMNNMIRERKESGVMRNSNMPQQDVNTAQPGYAANAQNVAGTSQLAVASTQVEQLMIQLVIKYGDRVVFNDVEDENGNVFDLSVAEYINLSLSADELSFNDPTYNDILNEAVEHCEDRTFKTEPYFVHHHDIKISQIAINMTEERFKLSESQQTKDDDESLRTRIEHLLLDFRMDYVEQHLRDLKKEISKSSSDSETLFKLMAEYKDMTEMRNALARQLGNNIIV; via the coding sequence ATGATAGACAAACTAACAGTTGAGAAGATTAAGGATGCATCCAATATTGTGGATGTGGTCTCGGAATTTGTTACATTGCGCAAAAGCGGTAGTAACTATAAGGGGTTGTGCCCTTTTCATAACGAGAAGACTCCTTCTTTCTACGTTTCGCCTGCAAGAGGTACTTGCCATTGTTTCGGATGCGGTAAGGGGGGAAACCCTATCAGTTTCATCATGGAGCATGAGCAGATGACTTACCCTGAGGCGTTGAGATGGTTGGCTAATAAGTATAACATAGAAATACACGAACGCGAACTATCCGACCAGGAAAAGGAAGAACAGAGCGCACGCGAGAGTATGTTTATCATGAATGAATGGGCTAACGAATACTTTCAGAACTTGCTGCACAATAATGTTGACGGTGTGGCTGTGGGTATGCAGTATTTCAGAAGTCGTGGATTTCGTGATGACATCATAAAGAAGTTTCAGTTGGGCTTCGACCTTACAGATAGATATGCTCTGGCACGAGCAGCCCTTGCTAAGGGATATAAAGAGGATTATCTGCTGAAAACAGCTATATGCTATAAAAACGAACGTGGAGAACTTATAGACAGATATTCGGGAAGAGTGGTGTTCCCTTGGATAAGCTCAAGTGGAAGAGTTGTGGGATTCACAGCTCGTGTGCTTGACAGCAGAACTAAGGGCGTGAACCAGAAATACGTGAATTCGCCAGACTCTGAAATATATCATAAGAGTAACGAACTTTATGGTATATATCAGGCAAAGAAGGCTATAGCTAAAGAAGACAGAGTGTATCTCGTGGAAGGACAGGCTGACGTGATTTCAATGCATCAGAGTGGTATTGAAAACGTTGTGGCAAACTCTGGTACGGCTCTAAGCATTCAGCAGATTCATACGTTACATCGTTTCACTAGCAACATCACATTGCTATATGACGGAGATGCTGCCGGTATTCATGCTGCCCTGAGAGGTACTGATATGCTGCTGCTCGAAGGAATGAATCTGATGGTGCTGTTGTTGCCGGATAATGATGACCCTGATAGTTTCGCAAGAAAGCATACGGCAGACGAATTAAAGAAATATATTGAAGACAACTCTACCGACTTCATAAGATTTAAAACTTCATTGCTGCTTGACGGACAAAGTGATCCGTTGAAACGCTCGGAGGCTATAAACTCAATCGTGGCAAGTATCTCAATGGTGCAGAACCCTATATTGAGAGATACTTATCTGCACGACTGTTCGCAGCAAATAGGTATAAACGAGGCTACACTGATTAATCAGATGAACAACATGATCCGTGAACGAAAGGAGAGCGGAGTCATGAGAAACTCTAATATGCCACAACAGGACGTAAATACTGCACAGCCTGGATATGCTGCAAATGCACAGAATGTGGCAGGGACATCACAGTTGGCTGTCGCTTCAACACAGGTGGAACAACTCATGATACAACTTGTGATAAAGTATGGCGACAGAGTGGTCTTTAATGATGTAGAGGATGAAAACGGAAATGTTTTCGACTTATCGGTGGCTGAATACATCAACTTGAGTCTTTCTGCAGATGAACTTTCTTTCAATGACCCAACGTATAACGATATACTAAACGAGGCGGTGGAACATTGTGAAGATAGAACGTTCAAGACAGAACCATACTTTGTGCATCATCATGACATCAAGATAAGTCAGATCGCAATAAACATGACTGAGGAACGATTCAAATTGTCTGAAAGTCAACAAACAAAGGATGATGACGAAAGTCTGCGTACCAGGATTGAACACTTGCTGCTTGATTTCCGTATGGACTATGTGGAGCAGCATTTAAGGGACCTGAAAAAGGAGATATCAAAGTCTTCGTCTGACTCGGAAACCCTTTTCAAGCTTATGGCTGAATATAAGGACATGACAGAAATGAGAAATGCTCTGGCACGCCAACTGGGAAATAACATAATTGTATAA
- a CDS encoding NTF2 fold immunity protein, producing MMKTKSLFVKVPIFLMILVCGIVIGKFLPSTKPEAPKIKKYDYVGKIKTGFPPEKLQYHHFTSIKDVNKFGVVPDAATAYIIAKAILRATYGREDNIDYSIPCTIQLQDGDVWSVDAACSRAMFTKCYNIAIDKRDGHIVNLSAEI from the coding sequence ATGATGAAAACTAAATCTTTATTTGTGAAAGTTCCTATATTTTTGATGATATTGGTATGTGGAATCGTCATAGGGAAGTTTCTTCCCTCAACTAAGCCTGAAGCACCCAAGATTAAAAAATATGACTATGTGGGAAAGATAAAAACTGGATTCCCTCCTGAGAAACTACAATATCATCATTTTACTAGCATCAAAGATGTGAATAAATTTGGTGTGGTACCAGATGCCGCTACTGCTTATATTATAGCTAAAGCTATATTGCGTGCTACATATGGTAGAGAAGATAATATAGATTATTCCATACCTTGTACTATACAATTACAAGATGGTGATGTCTGGAGTGTTGATGCTGCATGTAGTAGGGCTATGTTTACGAAATGTTACAATATAGCAATTGATAAACGTGATGGTCATATCGTAAACTTGAGCGCAGAAATATAA
- a CDS encoding ATP-dependent DNA helicase, producing the protein MSTQEFINQIVIEFGFKPTADQMNALDTFARFLSDRSQHCVMIMRGSAGTGKTSLAGAMVRTFTRLGQKLLLMAPTGRAAKVFSLNSGMPAFTIHRKIYREKSYSGIDGKFNLNDNMHKNTLFMIDEASMIGSGNGSLNGDFGSGDLLSDLIQYVYQGDNCRMMLVGDKAQLPPVGEDEAPALNRLLLEGYGITVYECDLNEVLRQSKDSGILYNATMIRQMITHDEATELPKISFTGFADIVMMPGNELVESISSSYSDVGIDETMVVTRSNKRANIYNQGIRNTILDREEMLCSGDMLMVVKNKYLETNERQLSFIANGDRVKVIRVRNIRELYGFNFANVMLSFPDYDNYEMEQIVILDTLMSEAPALTHEQSEKLYEQVMEDYADVPLKRDRMMKLKQDDYFNALQIKYAYAITCHKAQGGQWAHVYLDQGYMTDEMLTPDYIHWLYTAFTRATDKLFLMNWPKTQTASIPQQ; encoded by the coding sequence TTGAGTACACAGGAATTTATAAATCAAATAGTTATAGAGTTCGGATTCAAGCCTACAGCTGACCAGATGAACGCTCTTGATACGTTTGCCCGCTTTCTTTCAGATCGCAGTCAGCATTGCGTTATGATAATGCGCGGTTCGGCTGGAACTGGTAAGACTTCGCTTGCAGGGGCAATGGTTCGCACCTTTACTAGATTGGGACAGAAGCTGTTGCTAATGGCTCCAACGGGTAGGGCAGCAAAAGTGTTCTCTTTGAACAGCGGTATGCCAGCCTTTACGATTCATAGGAAGATTTATCGTGAGAAAAGTTATTCAGGTATTGACGGTAAGTTTAATCTGAATGACAATATGCACAAGAATACGTTGTTCATGATTGACGAGGCATCAATGATAGGTAGCGGAAACGGTTCTTTGAATGGTGATTTCGGTTCGGGAGACTTGTTGTCTGACCTTATACAATATGTATATCAGGGCGATAACTGCCGTATGATGCTTGTAGGCGATAAAGCTCAGTTGCCCCCTGTTGGCGAGGATGAAGCACCAGCTCTTAATCGACTTCTGCTTGAAGGCTATGGGATAACAGTATATGAATGTGACTTAAATGAAGTGCTGAGACAGAGCAAGGACAGCGGTATATTATATAATGCCACCATGATCAGGCAGATGATAACGCATGACGAAGCAACGGAATTGCCAAAAATAAGTTTTACGGGTTTTGCCGATATTGTGATGATGCCAGGAAATGAACTTGTTGAAAGCATAAGTTCAAGTTATTCTGATGTTGGCATTGATGAAACAATGGTGGTGACACGAAGCAATAAGCGCGCTAATATTTATAACCAAGGTATCAGAAACACAATACTGGACAGAGAGGAAATGCTTTGCTCCGGAGATATGCTTATGGTGGTAAAGAATAAGTATCTGGAAACAAACGAACGTCAATTATCATTCATCGCAAATGGCGATAGGGTGAAAGTGATCAGAGTAAGGAATATACGCGAGTTGTATGGTTTTAACTTTGCTAACGTGATGCTGTCTTTTCCTGATTATGACAATTATGAAATGGAACAGATCGTAATTCTGGATACGTTGATGTCTGAAGCTCCTGCACTGACTCATGAACAAAGCGAAAAACTCTATGAGCAAGTAATGGAAGACTATGCAGATGTTCCGCTGAAGCGTGACAGAATGATGAAGCTGAAACAGGATGATTATTTCAATGCGTTGCAGATAAAATATGCTTATGCAATAACATGTCATAAGGCACAGGGTGGGCAATGGGCACATGTATATCTAGACCAAGGATATATGACTGATGAAATGTTGACACCAGACTATATCCATTGGTTATATACTGCGTTTACACGAGCAACAGATAAACTGTTTCTCATGAACTGGCCAAAGACACAAACAGCGTCTATTCCTCAACAATAG
- a CDS encoding 7-carboxy-7-deazaguanine synthase QueE, with protein MKRMYRVNDIFYSLQGEGRNSGMAAVFIRFSGCNLKCSFCDTDFSAYKEMILDDILNSVKQLTQECTGSEHPLIVLTGGEPTLQVDEEFISAFHDLGYKVAMESNGTKEPPANLDWFTVSPKTNVKVKKCNELKCIFDERMLTDTFDIEADYYYLQPCDTGNLMRNSEIMTICIEYIKLHPKWRLSLQTHKLIGFK; from the coding sequence ATGAAGAGGATGTATAGAGTTAACGATATATTTTATTCGCTTCAGGGTGAGGGCAGAAACTCTGGAATGGCAGCCGTGTTCATAAGATTCAGCGGATGCAACCTGAAGTGTTCATTCTGCGATACCGACTTTTCAGCGTATAAAGAAATGATTCTGGACGATATTCTGAATAGCGTAAAGCAATTAACGCAAGAATGTACTGGCAGTGAACACCCACTTATCGTATTGACAGGTGGCGAACCAACATTACAGGTTGACGAGGAATTTATTTCAGCTTTCCATGATCTAGGCTATAAAGTGGCAATGGAATCAAACGGGACAAAGGAACCGCCAGCAAATCTTGATTGGTTTACTGTTTCGCCAAAGACAAATGTCAAGGTTAAGAAATGCAATGAGCTGAAATGTATTTTTGATGAGAGAATGCTTACAGATACATTTGATATAGAAGCTGATTACTACTATCTGCAACCTTGTGATACGGGCAATCTGATGCGCAATTCTGAAATCATGACGATTTGCATAGAGTATATAAAGCTGCATCCAAAATGGAGGTTGAGCCTTCAGACTCATAAGCTGATTGGATTTAAGTAA